The Ananas comosus cultivar F153 linkage group 4, ASM154086v1, whole genome shotgun sequence region ATTTACTCTCCAAGAAAAGAGAAATCTTGCAGGccaaattaggaaaaaaaatcagttcCCAATCTACTTGCAAGCAagtacaaaatataaattattttgtaaatagatCTTGATTGATACTTTTCTTGATTTGTAGGCCCTATAAAAGTTTAGAAGTTGTAAAAGAAATTTGCTGAGGTGTAAGAATATGAAGAACACAAAGCTGATATGGAAATCGAAGGACAGTTACATGCTTAGACATATACCTGATACTTCTCACGGTAACGCTTCACCGCAGCAGCGTGAGATAAGATGAGATGGTGGGCCACAATGTAGGGCTCTGTACTTGAGTTTCCCCCTGCTTTACAACCAGTACACCTTCCCGGGGCATGCAAACCGTTATCATACCCAAGAGCCGCCACGCACCTCGGCTCATTCATTGTGAACCAGTTTTTCACTCTATCCCCAAATGTCTTGAAGCAAAAGTCGGCATAGTCCGCGAATGCAGGCCTAATTCAACATGTCGCAAACACAAATATCAAAATAAAgatatcaaaaacaaataacaataattacagtaagaaaaaaaaaattaatgaataaaAAAGCTAATCCATCTTTGCTTACAAGACAAATTACTtttaggccttgtttggatgcatgaatatcttgttcaGTATTTCTCCTTTGAAATTTCTACATTTGATTTATAGGGAATGCGATCAAATGTTTAGAATTCGATACTGTATTCGGCTTTTAAGTGATTTTTTTggataagataaatcaccttaTAGGTAAAATACTCTATCCTACCAAATTATGGATAACAAGACCTTCGaaggagcaaaaatcaaactccttacTTACAATCATGTTACAAAATTCTTAAACAGAATAAGTTAGTCtttggataacttattccgacatccaaacagAGCATTAAGCAAACACCTTGGTCATACTATTATGAATAAGAGTTATTTTTTACTGTGAATGGATAAAATGTGTCTTGCTAAGATTTGTGAAATATTGTTGTGTCGGTAGCAAAACTAGCTCTATTAATATCAATTCCCGTCTGTAAATACAATGTGCAACTAAATGGACTACAATGCTAGAACGAGTCAAGAATAAGTAATAGAATAGGGAAAGAGAAACAATTAGCAGAATAGAACAATACAGTAATAGGATGCGCAAATGGACTATTACACTATCTTTTGGTTTAACCAGCCAAGATACTCCTCATGAAGCGCCAATGGGAGATCATAGTGATAGAGATTCGCATACGGAGTGATGCCTACAAAATAATGAATATTTCTCAGTTTCTCAGTTTAGTATATCATTTAAGAATTTATTGACTTAAAATCATCTACTTGAGAACTttacttaaaaaagaaaaagaaaaatgcttcAGAGAGAATGTACCTTGCTTGATCATGTAGTCGATAAGCCTATTGTAGTATGCTACACCCTCCCAATTGACCTTCCCAACCCCCTCTGAATTGATGGAGAACAAGTTTCAATAAAGATATTTGCAAGAACACAATGTTATTTCTGTTACGAACatgaggggctgtttggttgcttgCATTTCAAGTTGCATTACAGATGCAACTACTTAGAAACCTAGATATTTTGCTCGGTTTGCTGCTGGTGCATCTGCGTGCTGCAGTTGGAGGCCCAACTGTTGCATTTCAAACTACATGCACCTCCAAATGGTGCCGAAATACAAGTTTAAAAGATGATTAGTTGGTACCTGGGAAAATGCGGGACCAGGAGATTGAGAAGCGGTATGCATCAAAGCCCATCTCCTTCATTATGTCTATATCTTCCTGTGCCACAAGAAAGCATATTAATCGATAcaataaataagagaaaaattatGATCCTCGAGGAAAGAACATTAAAGAAGAAGCAGATTCTTCATGCTTAGTTAGTTATGAACCAATTTGGGACCTGAAATTTAAATTGGGTTTggggattttaattttatcccAGTTCGATCCCATCTTGCAAAAGGCACAACAGAGAAAGAAACAATTCTTTTTCATAAATACCTTATAGCGGTGATACTCGTCGGTTGTGACATCTGCAGTAGCATTATTCGGAATTTTACCTGCGcataaacaaacaaaatatactaaataaataaaacacagCATAACCATcatacatattaatatatatgaactattatttaattaatatgtgAAGAATATGACCTGGGATCCTAACAAATGCGTCCCAAATGCTAGGTCCCCTCCCAGCCTTGAGGGCCATCCCTTCGACCTGGTACGCCGACGACGCTGTGCCAAAGACGAACCCTTCCGGGAAGCTCGCGCGACTCAGCCCGCCCGTCCCGTTGCATTCCGCCGCAGAGAAGCGGATCGCCCCCGCCAGCACCGCGAAGAGGAAGTAGAACAAGAAGACCGCATCCaagttcttcttcatcttcatgGTGTGTCGTCTACTTAGCAGCTTACTAATCTTGCCCAGTTGAGTAGCAGTacagataataataattgaagaGTAGAGTACGTACTGGTAAcgcccttttttttaaaaatttatagtagAACATAGAAAGCGAGATAAAAACAGATATCGAGTAATTTTCGTGTAACAAACTAACAATATATGATCTTATCCGTAAAATCATGTTTGTTACCGTTTTCAAATTAGTCGGGATGGAAAATAGGGATAGAATAATAACGCCGCCCATTCTCGTGTCTCTTCCTCCCGTAAATTTCGATATAAGTAATATTATTCGTACACTAATAAAAAATGTCTATACATACAAAATTCACggcataattattttaatctattttaaatttatataaatttgtacattatatttatataaaaattacaataaaaattatattttataaatctataaattatattttactaaaaaataatctgtaatattctatattatccttttattttttatatacatcaaatatttattttttttttgaatttgatgaattcaaaatttaagtatgtATTTACACTAAGCTTTGTTTCGGTCGGgattaaataaaaactaattattccAAAAATAGGATTAAGTTTAGGGTACGTTTGATTCGAATTATCCTGaaaggattacaggcaatcctgtcaggatTATTGTGTTTGGTTTATCCGTTAtataatctagtcgttaatgtagcattaaaAACCGAACAGAATTATGCTGAAATTATTAACGAGAGGGgagtcgtgtatcttgcattactaaaAATcggtaatactacatattatataaaatgacaattttatctTCCAACACCCTCAAACCCAATTAACAGCATTGTTTTCATCGCTCTCTCACGCCCTTGCCCTCTCACGCTGCTgtctctcgttctctctctctctcgcatgccactctctctctctctatctctttctctctctctcgcgcacgaacacctatcatcttttgttcttgtatgattttttattatgtataatgatcttttttttatttattcttttatgggttgaaattaattttttgcaacgttaattttttttatgtttagtctttttatttttgtcacgccccggggtcccctttttgtttgaaatacaGCGGAAATgcgtttgaaattttttttttttttgaaagcctgaccccagagtatggcagatccgccacaaatacagggaatctactattcacacggacagagtctcccctgtacttgcacggcgtcacacaagtaca contains the following coding sequences:
- the LOC109709657 gene encoding beta-glucosidase 26-like, with translation MKMKKNLDAVFLFYFLFAVLAGAIRFSAAECNGTGGLSRASFPEGFVFGTASSAYQVEGMALKAGRGPSIWDAFVRIPGKIPNNATADVTTDEYHRYKEDIDIMKEMGFDAYRFSISWSRIFPEGVGKVNWEGVAYYNRLIDYMIKQGITPYANLYHYDLPLALHEEYLGWLNQKIVPAFADYADFCFKTFGDRVKNWFTMNEPRCVAALGYDNGLHAPGRCTGCKAGGNSSTEPYIVAHHLILSHAAAVKRYREKYQASQKGKIGILLDFVWYEPHTYSAEDKAAAQRARDFHLGWFLHPIVYGHYPNTMQEIVKDRLPKFTAKEVKIVKGSFDYVGINQYTAYYMGDQKPTSGMEVSYSNDWHVNYIYDRNGVEIGKLANSYWLYIVPWGIYKAVTYVKEAYNSPTIILAENGMDQAGNVTLPHALEDTTRINYYRSYLTELRRAMEQGANVIGYFAWSLLDNFEWQLGNTSRFGLVYVDFNTLKRYPKNSAYWFKSIIRKEEH